The Botrytis cinerea B05.10 chromosome 6, complete sequence region AGTAAAAAATCTACATTGTTTCTGTTGGCGCATCGGCATGCTGCATTGCATTGTTCATTCCCAAGTATCTAACATGAGTTCATGCAGGCTGCCGCAAAAGCAAAATTGGACGTTGCGCAACCAAACAAGAACAAGGACTCTCCGGCTGCCAAACGAAGAAATGAGTTGATCAGCCAATTGAAGGAAATCAAGGAACAACAAGGTGCTGGAAAGGCTGGTCGTTTACAAGTTTTTgatcaaatcaagaagattgatgaaCAAGTCAAGGCCAAGGTTAATGAACAGAAGGTTGCCAAAGGAAAGGTTGGATTCAAGAATGTCGATGAATTGGACAGAGAAATCGACAGATTACAAAAGCAAGTTGATGCTGCCACCATGAAGATCGTTGATGAGCGCAAGACTCTTACCGAAATCTCCAACCTTCGCAAGCAACGTAAGGGATTTGCTGGATTCGATGATACCGAAAAGTCAATTGAAGCTTTAAAAGCCAAGAGAAAGAATCTCCAAGACTCCCTCGACGACCCAGAAAGCAAGGCATTATCCGAGAAATACTCAAAGCTTCAAGGTGAATTGGATATCTTGAAGGCTGAGCAAGACGATGCTTTCAAGAACTTTGGTACCCTCAAGGCCGAGAAGGATAAACTCCAAGCTGAGCAACAAGAGAAGTGGCTTGCTTTGAGACAGATCAAGGATGATCATTACCAAGCCGTCCGAGCTGCTAGCAACTACGATTACAACCAACGTCAAAAGGCTCGCGAGAGATCAAAGCTTGAGTGGGAGAAGAAGCAGACCGAAGCAAAGAAGGAACGCGCCCAAAAGATGCTCGCAGAGGCCAGTGACCCTGCCTACCTTGACGAAATTAGAAATGCCGAATCAGTTCTCCGCTACCTCGACCCAACTTACACCACAGCCAAGGCACCTTTACAAGCTCCTTCTGGACTTGAAGCCGCCGCTGGACGTACTGTTGATGATTCTGGACTTAAGGGAACTAGAGtcttgaagaaggaagaccgtgaagaagatttcatGAAGGGAACTGGAGgcaagaagggaaagaagggcAACAAGAGAAATGCTGCAGCAACTTCTACCCCTGCTTCAACAAAATACAGTTGCCCACCAGCTGTTATGGAGGATCTCACTAAGATGGGAATTGACCCACCTTTCAGCGCTGCTGATGTTCCAGCCGTTACCGAGAAGGTCAAGGCTAAGTTGACTCACTGGAAGGAGGACCAAGCTGCTCAAACTAAGCGCGTAAGTTTTCTATCACGAAACACTTTACAATAAACTAACAATTCCACTAGAACATTGAGAAAGCCCAAAAGGAAGTTGAGAAACTTGAAGCCGAAGAATCAGGAGCTGCAACTCCAGCTTCAGAAGCTCCAGCTACTAATGGACATGGTCATGGCGAAACCAAGGCTACCGCTGGTGCAGATGAGGGTGGATCTGTAGCTAACGAGGTCGAATTGATTAAGGAGGGTGAAAAGGATGCAGCTGCTGATGCAACTGCTGCCGCTAAGGAGGATGCTGAGGAAACTTCTTAGATTACCTACCTATCGTATTATCTCACTGCACTTAAATGTGTGAGGGATGACaagggattggggattgagGGTTGGAGGGGACATAGTTGGGAGGGGGGGGAAGGAAGCACACACAGGTCTGATCTAATGAACTTGATGGCCTGATGCATAGATGAacgagtggatggatggttaaGGATAGAAGGACGTTGTTGATACgaaaaaaaaccaaaattcgttacatcaatattttaatctTTCTCCTCATTGCCTTATTTACATAATTCTTTGCTTTGATTCGTTGTCtgattattttcaatttaattttccaattcatattcatatgtATTCCTACTT contains the following coding sequences:
- the Bcbfr1 gene encoding Bcbfr1, translated to MAEIKSSPSAAKVDEGAKKDVQTRPVKPDEAAFKAKLAQAEKDHKQSQEKAAAAKAKLDVAQPNKNKDSPAAKRRNELISQLKEIKEQQGAGKAGRLQVFDQIKKIDEQVKAKVNEQKVAKGKVGFKNVDELDREIDRLQKQVDAATMKIVDERKTLTEISNLRKQRKGFAGFDDTEKSIEALKAKRKNLQDSLDDPESKALSEKYSKLQGELDILKAEQDDAFKNFGTLKAEKDKLQAEQQEKWLALRQIKDDHYQAVRAASNYDYNQRQKARERSKLEWEKKQTEAKKERAQKMLAEASDPAYLDEIRNAESVLRYLDPTYTTAKAPLQAPSGLEAAAGRTVDDSGLKGTRVLKKEDREEDFMKGTGGKKGKKGNKRNAAATSTPASTKYSCPPAVMEDLTKMGIDPPFSAADVPAVTEKVKAKLTHWKEDQAAQTKRNIEKAQKEVEKLEAEESGAATPASEAPATNGHGHGETKATAGADEGGSVANEVELIKEGEKDAAADATAAAKEDAEETS